TACCGGCTGTTGGGTGCCAGCGGAATTGTTCGTGCCGATTATATCCTGATGGATGAGCGCCCCATCCTGCTGGAGGTGAACACCACCCCCGGCATGACACCCACCAGCTTCATTCCGCAACAGGCAGCTGCTGCCGGCATCAGCATGAGTGATCTTTTCACCGAGCTCATTGAATCAGCCTTCAGGGCACAGTGAATTGCGACATCACAAAAACAAAAGCACATGGAAACTACCACACCCTCACAATTTGACGACATCCGCCCGCTGCTCGACAGCGAAGTGGAGGCAACCATTGCGGAGCTGATCGCCGACCCCTACTTCCGGCGGGTTGCCGAACCGTTCATCAAGCCCTTCACCTGGGAGCAGTTCACCGCTACCATGGGTGCCTGCAAGGAGAAAGAGACGTTCCAGCGATCCATCATCTACCCAGTCATGAAACAGCTGATCGGCAAGACCACCAGCGAGATGAAAGGCTTCGGATGGGAAGATGCCGACAAGAAGAACGGTATCCTCTACATCTCCAACCACCGCGACATCGTGCTCGACGCCGCCTTCCTCAATATCCTGATGTTCGACAAGGCGATGTCAACCACTGAGATTGCCATCGGTGACAACCTGCTCATCTATCCCTGGATCGAGAAACTGGTACGCCTCAACAAGAGCTTCATCGTGAAGAGAGGGGTCTCGGTACGTCAGATGCTCCAGGTCTCGAAGCACCTCTCAGACTACATCCACCATACGTTGACAGAACGTTCTCAATCGATATGGCTTGCACAACGGGAAGGGAGAGCGAAAGACTCTGACGACAAGACACAAGTCAGCCTGCTGAAGATGCTCACCCTCCACAACAGCAAAGAGCCGCTGGCAACGCTCAGGGAGCTGCGGATCACCCCACTGGCCATCTCCTATGAGATTGACCCCTGCGATTACCTCAAGGCAAAAGAGTATCAGCTCAAGCGCGACAATCCCGACTACCGAAAGAGTGGTGCCGATGATCTGGAAAACATGGTCACCGGCATCACCGGCAACAAGGGAAGGGTTCATTTCCGTATTGGCAACAGCATCAACAAGATGCTGGAATACATCCCTGCCGATACACCCAAGAATGAGCTGGTGGAAAAGGTAGCCACCATCATAGACCATGAGATCTACCGCAACTACAGCTTCTTTCCCTGGAACTATCTCGCCTATGACATGATGAGCGGGGAACGTCGCTTTGCCGGGGAGTACAGCAAGGAGGATCAGGAGGCATTTGAAGCCTACCTGAATGCACAGA
This genomic window from Dysgonomonadaceae bacterium zrk40 contains:
- a CDS encoding 1-acyl-sn-glycerol-3-phosphate acyltransferase → METTTPSQFDDIRPLLDSEVEATIAELIADPYFRRVAEPFIKPFTWEQFTATMGACKEKETFQRSIIYPVMKQLIGKTTSEMKGFGWEDADKKNGILYISNHRDIVLDAAFLNILMFDKAMSTTEIAIGDNLLIYPWIEKLVRLNKSFIVKRGVSVRQMLQVSKHLSDYIHHTLTERSQSIWLAQREGRAKDSDDKTQVSLLKMLTLHNSKEPLATLRELRITPLAISYEIDPCDYLKAKEYQLKRDNPDYRKSGADDLENMVTGITGNKGRVHFRIGNSINKMLEYIPADTPKNELVEKVATIIDHEIYRNYSFFPWNYLAYDMMSGERRFAGEYSKEDQEAFEAYLNAQISKIDIPNRDDAFLREKMVMMYGNAVRNKLLIP